From the genome of Sphingobacterium sp. UGAL515B_05:
TAACCATTTTGCCTATCGCAGCAGAGCTGACCAATACACTAGATTATCATACTTTGTCGAAGCTCTTGAGCCATCTTGAATCGCATTCTTTGGAGTTTAATAATTGGAGCGAATCTTTCCCGTATAAACCTGAGGTACAATTTAAGATTGGCTACACCCGGGAGTATCTAGTGTTGCAATATGATGTCATCGAAGAACAACTTCGGGGTAATTATTCCGATACAAATCAAAATGTATGGGAAGATAGTTGTGTGGAGTTCTTTATTTCATTTGATGGACGCAAACATTATTATAATCTTGAATTTAATCTAATTGGAACGGGCCTTATCGGTTATGGCCCTGCCGAAAAGGCGAGTAGAAATCGGTTGGACATTGCAACAATAGAACAGGTGCGTACTTACTCTTTAATTGAGCGTAATGGTTCCGATAAGCGGTGGAGTATGATTGAGGTCATTCCACTTGCAGTATTTCAGTTTGACGATCTTGTAGAGCTGAAAGGTAAACTGATACATGGGAATTTTTATAAATGTGGCGATCATCTCAAACAACCACATTTTATCTCTTGGAATAAAATAGAAAACCCAACTCCTAACTTCCATCTCCCCGAGTTTTTTGGAGAAATGGTCTTTGGTTAGGAGTTAAGTAAAAAAGGTGATGCTTATTGGTAAACAGATTCTTTTTTGAATTTCTTTGCCAATAAAGCATATACTAATACACGGTATTTATTTTTATTGGATTTACCAATAGCGGTAATAACCTCCTCTAATGCTTTGTCTAGCTCAGGGCCGTCTTTTAGCCCTAGTTTTTTGATTAAGAAATTTTGTTTGATACGGTTCAGTTCTTCGGGATCTGATGCAGCGACGGTTTCGGAGTCTGCATTGTAAATGGAAGGTCCTATTCCTTTTGTTACTTTTGCAATAAATGCTTCATCTAATGATAAGCCTAGCTTTTTTGATTCTGCAACATATGCAGCAATTTTTTCATCTAATTTGCTCATAATTATGTAAGTGATTTAATTGTAGGTAGTTAAGTTAGGTAAAAAAGTCGATAAACAAAATTATTCTTTTGTTCCGGGAAAGAATGTTACATTTGCAGTCTTGATAAGTGCCGTTAATTAAAATGTGGAAAAATTCAGCTAATTATTCTTGGTAATTGTTGTAAGTTACATTTTTATAAGTTATCTTTGCACCTCAATAATTGAATATACGTAATCATAATAATAATGAAAAAAGATTTGCATCCTTCAAATTACAGATTAGTTGTATTTAAAGATATGTCAAATGACTATGCTTTTATTACAAAATCTTGTGTTGATACTAAAGAAACTATCACATGGGAAGATGGTAATGAGTATCCAGTTGTAAAACTAGAGATCTCTCATACATCACACCCTTTCTATACAGGTAAAATGAAATTGGTTGATACTGCTGGTCGTATCGACAAATTCCGTAACCGTTACAACAAAAAATAATTGTAGCAGATCTGTATATTACAATATTAAGAACTCGATAAATATAATTTGTCGAGTTTTTTTTGTTATTTTTAATTTGTGAAAATCTTCTTTACAGATTGCTTTGATTCGATCCAGTTGTTGGATAAGCTTAGCTCCCCATTAACTACTTTTGATAGAAAGAGTCTTTATCCATTTACTTTCGTGAAATCTTGCTTGGACCTTCGGGTTGGTATACTGACTTTACGGGAGAAATGGCAAAAATTAGCTTTAGCATTTGATGTACACTATATTGCCGCTCATTCGAACGAAGAGGGGATTATTTGGCTGTCTGAGAACGTTATCCCGTCAGTAGTATTATTGCAGGCTATACAGCGCTTGGGTGTAGGAGAGGTCCTTGTACAGGGTGGATACGTTATCGCTTGTTGTTATGCACGTATGGGTTCTTATCGTGTACAAGAGATTGATACGTCAGTGGATCTACTAAAGGGGGTAGAAGATCTGTTTTTGCTTACAGGAACTGAAATAACAAGTGATTTCAATCTGCTGGTACAAGATGTTCAGTCGTCCAGTATAGCTGTGACGAATCAATTGTTAGGAAATGACCTTTATGTAGCCGATCGTGTTAGCGTGGAGTGTGCTACGATCAATACCCTCCAAGGCCCCATATATATCGATGAAGATGTTACAATTATGGAGGGAGCGCATTTGCGTGGTCCATTGTACCTTGGTAAAGGAGCTGTTGTGAAAATGGGCGCCACGATTTATGGCAATGTTTCGATAGGGAAGCAGAGTGTCATTGGGGGAGAGATCGGGAATTCGGTCATAGGTGATTTTTCGGCCAAGGGGCATCATGGTTATCTAGGTTGCTCGGTGATAGGGGATTGGTGTAACTTAGGGGCTGGTACCTCTAATTCCAATTTGAAGAATAACTTAAAGACCGTTTCAATTTACGATTATGCATTGGACGGTGTTCGGGATACAGGTCTGTTAAAATGCGGAGCCTTTATTGGAGACTATACGCGCCTTGGTATCAATTCGGCT
Proteins encoded in this window:
- a CDS encoding carbohydrate-binding family 9-like protein, which codes for MKKLTILPIAAELTNTLDYHTLSKLLSHLESHSLEFNNWSESFPYKPEVQFKIGYTREYLVLQYDVIEEQLRGNYSDTNQNVWEDSCVEFFISFDGRKHYYNLEFNLIGTGLIGYGPAEKASRNRLDIATIEQVRTYSLIERNGSDKRWSMIEVIPLAVFQFDDLVELKGKLIHGNFYKCGDHLKQPHFISWNKIENPTPNFHLPEFFGEMVFG
- a CDS encoding DUF2853 family protein, producing the protein MSKLDEKIAAYVAESKKLGLSLDEAFIAKVTKGIGPSIYNADSETVAASDPEELNRIKQNFLIKKLGLKDGPELDKALEEVITAIGKSNKNKYRVLVYALLAKKFKKESVYQ
- a CDS encoding type B 50S ribosomal protein L31 — protein: MKKDLHPSNYRLVVFKDMSNDYAFITKSCVDTKETITWEDGNEYPVVKLEISHTSHPFYTGKMKLVDTAGRIDKFRNRYNKK
- a CDS encoding putative sugar nucleotidyl transferase, which gives rise to MKIFFTDCFDSIQLLDKLSSPLTTFDRKSLYPFTFVKSCLDLRVGILTLREKWQKLALAFDVHYIAAHSNEEGIIWLSENVIPSVVLLQAIQRLGVGEVLVQGGYVIACCYARMGSYRVQEIDTSVDLLKGVEDLFLLTGTEITSDFNLLVQDVQSSSIAVTNQLLGNDLYVADRVSVECATINTLQGPIYIDEDVTIMEGAHLRGPLYLGKGAVVKMGATIYGNVSIGKQSVIGGEIGNSVIGDFSAKGHHGYLGCSVIGDWCNLGAGTSNSNLKNNLKTVSIYDYALDGVRDTGLLKCGAFIGDYTRLGINSALNTGTVIGIASMLADTSFYAKFVPSFAWVFDGGVQTYEFDKFMAYLETLYASKGEELTEQIKDKLNQLNKKYN